GGTATAAATGGAGCCTGGCTTTGAAACAGAGGGCTGACTCTCTTGTGTAACTCAAACTGGGACCCAGCCAGCATCCATGGGGGCTTGCTATGTGCCACAGAGGCCCTGAGGCAAAGTAGGAACTGGATTCTAAGAGTGCATATAAAGCTTGGAGATGAAACAAGTGTCCCTTCTTATCCAGGGTTCCTATGGCTTATGATTCCTGGTTAAATGTTAGTTGGATTGGCACTGCTTTGGTTTCTAAGATAATCTTCTCCTGCTTTCTTGTTCTCCTACAGGGGACGGTATGAATGCATATGTAGCCTACAAAGTTACAACACAGGTGAGTCCAGGTGGCCCTGCTGAAGACCATCTTCATAGACTTGGGTGCTTGTACCAACGTCATCATTCAGATTATTTCTGGGTATCTCCTTTGTTTCTTTGCCAACATCTTCATGTTTACTCAAGATGGAGCAAGCCTGCATCCCCTTGGAGATCTCATCTGGGTACTCCAGACTGAGTCTTTTTAATACTCTTCTAGAAAGCTAACATTTCGGTGTGATTCTGTGAAGTCGTGTGGTATATCTGATACAGCTCTTTTAGAGAACCATGTGGTGTGGAGCTAGATTCACAGATTGCCTTaaactatcttttaaaatcttcaatGCTTTTGAGGTTTCAGAGAGCTTCTTGTAATACTTAACCTTTTGCCTCTCTGGTCGGGTCTTCTTTCGTATATAATATTAATGCATAGAAAATGTACACAATGTGGTATACAAGTTATGAAGCATAATGAATGAAGCTCTAAACTTACCACTAGTCTTGAGTACCACTGAATCCACTTACGTGTTTTTCCATCATATCCCCTGCCTCACACCTTAGAGGCGCCCTTTCTCCTGAGTTGtctctcatttcttttataagaaatctttacacacacacatatatatatatgactgttttgctttgttttgagtttcataaaaataatatcatgCTGATAATTGTGCTTGCTTTATTTAGTATTGTTTCTTTCACCCATCCTTGATGGTCATAGCTGTAGTTAGTTCATATACcacaaaatatttgtgttttcctgTTGTGAACATTTTCTCCTGTCAACATGTTTCTGGTTTTTGTAACTGGGAACTTTCTTGCATGTCTCTAGTGCACATGTGGAAGGGTTTCTCTAGAGTATGTAACCAGGAGTAATTCCCGTGGGTCATAGGTACTGCAAATATTGGACACAAGGAATACAAACtgttttttaaagtctttgtaccaatttataccccatcagcagtgtataaaaGTTCCCATTGATTCACTTCCTTGCCAGCAATTGGTGAGGCCAACCTCCTTAAATTTTGCCTATCTGGTGAGTATAAAGTAAACTCTCATCGTGATGTAGGCCTAACCTTTTTTGGTAGAAATCTGCTTTATATTGTATCTCTACTACTTGTTGGCCTGTGTCCTGTGAACTCTACATTATGATACTTTAGAGGTTACTATCTACAGCTTAGACATTTCATCCAATTCCCACCCTGCTCCtcacctgcttccccttcttaGAAGCACTTTTTGTCTGTCTTTAGTTTGGCTGCTATAATTCCAGCAGCTTATACCCTTAAATAAGTCAGtgaggcctggcgcagtggctcacacctgtaatcccagcactttgggaggctgaggcaggtggatcaactgaggtcagaagttcaagaccagcctggccaacatggtgaaaccccatctctactagaaaactagaaaaattagccaggcgtggtggcaggagcctgtaatcccagccacttgggtggctgagacaagagaattgcttgaacccgggaggcggagattgcagtgagccgagattgtgccactgcactccagccgggcatGGTAACATGTGCCTGTgttcctacctacttgggaggctgaggcaggaggatcgcttaagcccgggagtttgaggctgcagtgagctgtgatcgcaccattgcattccagcctgggcaacaaagtgagatcctgtatcaaaaaaaaaaaaaaaaccaataaaagatGAATGGGTTACTGTAGAATTCTAGCTTTAAACTAGAActgaacatttctttctttagaaCAAGAGTTCTTAACCTGGGAATGAAactatatttgaatttttatttcctcaaagGTCACCATGGCTTCAGATGTATTTGAATTTAATTGATTGCCTTTATAATCctatatattttttgcatttaaaatcattattgtgAGAAGAGCTCCTTAGGCTCCCAGACTGCCAAAGGGGGAACTatggttttaaaaagtttaaagacTCTCTGCCTTGGAGAAAGTTATTTACCAGGTGACTGAAGGGCAGGGATCTGGGAAATGGGTTTCTTTAATGTCAATTGGATGGCTTTCAAGACACCATCTCCTGTTTGGAATGAAATTGCCTTGTGTTTTTCCCCATCCCCAAGACGAGCTTACCATTGTTCAGAAGCAAACAGTTTGCAGTAAAAAGAAGATTTAGTGACTTTCTGGGTCTTTatgagaagctttccgagaagcACTCTCAGAATGGCTTCATTGTCCCGCCTCCACCGGAGAAGAGCCTCATAGGTAAGTAAGCCTGTGGTCTTCCATTCCACTCGGATTGTTTTCCTTTGCATTCTCTCCAAAATTCACTTACTGTTTAGTATATGAGACTACTTCTATTAACAGTCTTGTGGTGAGAAAAGAGACATTTCCAGTGTTTTCCGACCCTGGAGGTCTagagaaaaatacagtattttggcATGTTCTCTTCTTGGGTGCAGTAGGAGCTCTGGGTTTAGCCTCCAGAGTTGTTATGTTCGTTTGTTTTCTAGGGGTCTTCAGGAGTCTTAAATGATTGCGGTTCCCTCCAAATTGAAATAGACTACACTGGATTGGGGTCAGAGGGTCAGAGGAAGgaacctcttcattttttttggtttttttttttttgttttttggtgtttgtttttgaggtgagtcttgctctgtcaccaggctggagtgcagtggcgtgatcccagctcactgcaagctctgcctcccggttcaagtgattctcctgcctcagcctcctgcatagctgggactacaggcgcccaccaccatgcccagctaagttttgtatttttagtagagatggggtttcaccatgttggccaggctggtcttgatctctcgacctcatgatccgcctgccttggcctcccaaagtgctgggattacaggtgtgcaccactgcacccagccaggagctTCTTCATTAACATCAGTTGATGTTTGTACTCAGGGTTCCATGGCCGCCTgtttaagaaaatgtattatcTGCAAATCCTAGAGTTTAGAACCTTCAGCACTTAGAGACTAGTTTTCAAAAATGGCTCTCAAGTAAAGAACCTTTTGTTCATCCCTGCACATGACATAGAAGTGGCTTAGGTTGTATGCATTGCCTTTCCTCCTGCTGacacttgaaaaaaaagaaagatcatttatggttattttgctttttaaattccaTTCTAGGGATGACAAAAGTGAAAGTTGGGAAGGAAGATTCTTCTTCTGCAGAATTTCTTGAAAAACGGAGGGCTGCTTTAGAAAGGTAAGTTCCATACAGCCATTTTCCTGAATAACGTGAGGACAAATGAGAAGCTGAAAAGTGAGTCTAAATGATGAGACAGCCCATTGAGTTAGAGATGAAATGTGAATGAATTGAAGTTCCTCACCTCCATATTATCTCTCAACTTTTCCTGAGTTGCCTATTTTCCCACCTTGGGAATAGGccatcttctgtttttttcccatcCCGAGTGAGCAGGCAGTCATGTTCTTAGACAATCAAATATGAATGGCTCTGAGGTTTCTTTCTGACCAgttatttttctctccctttttggAAATGTCAGGAATGTGAACTTGAATATGCTTACAAGGAGAGTCCTACTTAAGTACCTTATCTCAGGGTACTTTAAGTAACAGAAGACGTGGTATCACTGCCAGCGCCGTGTGACGCCCAGAGCCTTCTGAGGCCAGCTCAACTAACCAGATGGTAACTGCTTACCTTGTAGGTACCTTCAGAGGATTGTGAATCATCCTACCATGTTACAGGACCCTGACGTCAGAGAGTTCTTGGAGAAAGAAGAGGTTAGTATTCAGTGCAAACTGAATTTCATAATTTATGTCTGCTCCTAGTGAAATGAAACTAGTTCATTCCAAAAATATGTGAGCACTTAACATGACTAGTACCAGACTGTATCCTAGTTTTGGGTGAACCCCTGAGAGTGACAAGTATTTTTCAGCCTTTGAAATAAAAGAAGCTCTGCCTGAAGTCAAAAGTAGTTAGTCGTAGGGGTCAAATGGCAGCTTAGTATTGTCTTATTGGATCAACACAGTGATCTATTTGGCAGGTCCTTGGCATGTTGTAGGTTACTTCTTGGCTCAGATTGAATGCATCTTTTATGCCAGGCGGGGCATTGGTTAAAAACCAGTTACCACAAACCACAGAACTGCTATGTAGGAAAAGTGTTGATTGAAGTAGACAGTCTTTTTTACAGGCCATGTGTAGGCTAGTCATGATTGTCAAAAATTGAAAACAGCTCAATTGCTAACAGTGGaagaattaagtaaaatatatcaatataacCAAATATTTGATTCTCATCATAAACAAAGTATACAGAAATGTTAGTACATGGACGTGTATgttaaaagaattataaaatgtgaAACATGAAATAGCATGTAAATACAGCTGTAGAAACATGTGAGTCATTAAGGATCAAAAGAAACACTTGAGTGAAATGTTTTATCTCACAGGAAAGCAAACTAGAAGGAAGGAAGTGACTGCATAGGGCTatcattttgctttaatttttatttttaaatttttctttcatttgtataTAGTATGTGTTATTCCAGtgaagaaaatgataataaatgagtttttttctctgaaatgaaatgttttaattaaaaattcccTGTCAAATGCTTCAGATCTTTTAGTCTTCTCTTGTGAATATTCTTAAAtcccttcttccttttcaccCTCTCATCTTTACTCCATACCCCTAAGCAGGGTATGTCTGTAGCAGCACTGTGGACCCTTTGGGTAAGATAGTTCTTTGTCGTAGGGATTGTCCTCTGCATTGCAGGGGGTTTTAGCAGCATGCCTGGTACCTACCCACTAGATCCAGGTAGCACCCCCTCCCCAGTTATAACAACCACAATcatttccagacattgccaaatgtcccctaaGACGCAAAGTGGCCCCAAGTTCAGAACTACTGccaggccgagcacggtggctcacgcctgtaatcccagcactttgggaggctgagacaggaggttgacctgaagccaggagtgcaagaccagcctggccaacatggcaaaaccccatctctactaaaaatacaaaaattagctgggcgtggtgacgggtacctataatcccagctacttgggaggctgaggcaggagaatcacttgaaccgtggaggcagaggttgcagtgagcagagatcgtgccactgcactccagcctgggcgacaagagcaagactccatctcaaaaaaaagagctACTGCCATAGAGTCCTGAACACTAAAATCTGACTTTTTAGCATAGTATGCTGTATATGCTATAGATTTTTCAGCATCCTTTCCATGCCCTAGGAGAGTACTGGGGAGACTGAACAGCAATCAgattgtttctaaatatttggcATGCTTGGCTACTAGGTCATCCCTGAAAGTAGCCTTGATCTGAATCAGTAATTCTCTTGTCCTTGGATATTTGTTCGCTGAAGAAAATTCGAGGACAGCAAGATTTTAGTGTCTTAAGACTTTTAAGTCCAGTTGTGTACCAAGTATGCTAATCCAAGGGAACTTTTGACTTTTAACAAGAGTGTGCTTGATACTGAGGCAGTTCATGCCTGGGTAGGCAGACAATCTCAGTTTGAGGTCACCTGACTGCGTAACACCCTAGtctactttttttctgtataaaatatcaaaagctgaaaatattgGCTGATTCTTTTTAATGtggttctttgatttttctttacgGACGTGTTGTGGATTCCTCAGACTGCCTTTGAAAAAACAATTTACAGTTCACATAATTTGTCTGGCAAGTTTTGGGCTTGCCATCTGATGGATACTAATTCTTCTGAACCTAAAATAGGGGCAGCAGATAACTTGCCATCCCTGCCTTCTTGGTCTTGTAGCTGCCACGTGCCGTGGGTACCCAGACATTGAGTGGTGCTGGTCTCCTCAAGATGTTCAACAAAGCCACAGATGCCGTCAGCAAAATGACCATCAAGATGAATGAATCAGACATTGTGAGTAGCCTTGTGCCTCTTACCTTCACCCACACCTCAGGCTTATAGGTCAGAACCCCTAAGGAGTCCTGAGATTTCTGAGATTAGAAAGTTTTTTATAATTTAGTCCCTTTTTGAAAAACAACTGCTAAAGAAAGACTGCACTGCACCTATAGAAGTAATCTCATTAAAGCTCTGGGCTTTTGTGTTTCAGTGGTTTGAAGAGAAGCTCCAGGAGGTAGAGTGTGAGGAGCAGCGCTTACGGAAACTGCATGCTGTTGTAGAAACTCTAGTCAACCATAGGAAAGGTAACAAGCTCTGAAATGCACTTGGAGCTAGGGGAAATTGTTGTCTCTAGTGAACTGGAGATGGGAGGGCATGCTGTTCCAGTCCTCTCAGCCATCCAAGTTGAAATTCTCAGCCCACCAGGTCCTTGATGTTCTGATAAAAAAAAGGGATGCCCTGCATCTCCTGGCAGAAAACATGGTTCAACCACTGTGGGCATTGTACTTTCTACCTGGGAGGGGTGCAGGGAAGCTGTCCCAGATACAGCATGACCTGGGATGCCGGCTTCTGTTGATTTTGAGTtgatggcttatatccaaaatgATGTCATACATGCTTTAGCTACGTGGTCAAACCAGCAATGCGTAAATGCAAGGAAACCACCTGTCTCCTAATCCTTCTGCGTCTCTCTTTAGTGAAATTTGCTTACAAGCTAGTGAAATTTTCCCAGTTTGAATCTTTTCCCTCTCTGCCTTAAACATGCTGATAATTAGAAATCTAAACAGATAGAAGATCCACAGCATAAGGCCAGTGTAAGTAAGGGTTGGCAAACTATAATCTGGCCCATGGGCCAGATCTGACCCTTGTTCCTATTGCCATGAGCTACAAATTtaggtttttacttttttaaaggaatgaaTTGGAGGAGAAAAGAATCTCTAGCAGACTATGTGTAGCCTGCAAACCCTAAAAAAAttatcagctgggcacggtggctcacacctgtaatcccagcagtttgggaggccaaggcgggtggatcacgaggtcaggagttcaagaccagcctggtcaagatggtgaaaccctgtctctactaaaaatacaaaaacttagccaggtgtggtggtaggcatctgtaatcctatctacttgggaggccaaggcagagaattgcttgaacctgggaggcggagttggagtgagctgacatcgtgccactgtgctccttTACAAAGATTTTGCCCTACTCTAGAACATTCAAGACTATATGGTGTGCACATATATTCACTCTTCTCTCTTGTACAGAGAGGCTACCACTCATGAGctttaacaaaaatataagaatagTTTATTTGGCCTGTTTGTTATTTAATAAGTGGGCTTtggttcttcagggatattggagCTGCTTCCTTCAGGTAGGCCTAACCCAGTGAAACTCAGGACAAGCTGGTGCCTCTCCCTCCTGCTTCTGTGACCAAGCCACATTCTCTTTACTCTCTGAATACAGTTAATCGTGGTGTAAGTGACTGGGTTGCGGAACCCTCGTTTCCCAGATATGCAGTGGGCGGCATTGCTAAGACATGCCATGCGGTGTCAGCTGATTTGTCCCTTTTCCTTGTGAGATCAGAGAGGCCTCTGCTGTCTTTTCCTCCTTCCAGAGCTAGCGCTGAACACAGCCCAGTTTGCAAAGAGTCTAGCCATGCTTGGGAGCTCTGAGGACAACACGGCATTGTCACGGGCACTCTCCCAGctggctgaggtggaagaaaaaATTGAGCAGCTCCACCAGGAACAGGCCAACAACGACTTCTTCCTCCTTGCTGAGCTCCTGAGTGACTACATTCGCCTTCTGGCCATAGTCCGGGTaagcttctgtttccttttctcctccttcccttgatttgatttgtttttcttttgctggtCCTCTTCCCAAGACAGTTTCATCCCATTATAGCTTGTAAATAGGTGTcactttttctacttttaagaGGAAAGGTATCCTATAAACCAAGCAATCTGTTCACCTGTTAGCTAGTTATCACTGACTCATTTTGAGCCCCACAACCAAGATTCCTAGATGGCATTTGGAGAAAAGATCACTCTTGAATCTCCAAATAGGTTGCCCTTCATTGTTGAGGCTGGACGGTGTCCTCTGTGtggtcctttcttttcttttcttttttttttttttttgagatggagtctcgctgtgtctcccagactggagtgcagtggcgcaatctcagctcactgcaagctccgcctcccgggttcacaccattctcctgcctcagcctcccgagtagctgggactacaggcgcccgccaccacgcctggctaattttttgtatttttagtagatacggtgtttcatggtgttagccaggatggtctcgatctcctgacctcgtgatccgcccaccttggcctcccaaagtgctgggattacaggcgtgagccaccgcacccggcctgtggtCCTTTCTTGCAGGAACTTACAGACCTGATCTCTTGGCCCCCTGGAGCAGTGACTTCCTCAGTCCTTTGATCTTTGCCTCCTTAACAGTAACTGGTGGCTTTGGTGGCTTCCACTTGTCCTTCCAGTATGGGCAGTCAGGTAACTACATGGAACTGGCTTGGCATTGCATGGAGGAGTGTGGCCAGGGGACTGAGAGAGCTCATCACCAGAGCCTTCCTGTGCTGTGCCACCCCCACTGATAACATTCCAGCCTGCCCCTCATCAAGCACCTCACTCTCTCCTGGTGATCTAGCAGTGTGGTTTCCCCATGAGCACTCCCAGGGGTTAAGGTTAAGGAATTGTGACAGTGGTATTAGCTCTCGCATGGCCTCCCTAAGACAGAGGAAAGAACCAAGAGGAAGCCTGGCGCCTACACTCTAAGGGCTTAAGTCTGTCCCTGATTCGGCTTGGGATCAGGATGTGTTGAGCCTCAGAGTTAGAACAGTGCCACCCCTCGGTCCCCATCCCCAACATATCTCCCATTAGGGAGCTTGTGCGTTGTGTCAGGAGCTGAGCTGCTCCCAGGCTGTCGCTTCCTCTGTGGTGGAGTTGCCTCATAGAGCCTGGGAGGTTACTCATTTTCCTCTCCCATTGCTATTTGGTTTGCTGCTAACTCCAGAGTGAtaagaggttttaaaaataacctgCTATGTAATTCTTAGAACTGGTCAGGCTACTTAGACTGGAGAGCAAGCCGCAGGAAGGGCACTCTCTGGGGGAAGCTTTCTATGAGGAGCGTTGTTTGGGATCTCTGGGGAGCACAGTTCTTGGATATGGCGCCCAGGCACAGTGAGCTTGTACCACAGGGATGAGGGCCTTGCCTAGAGCTCcatgggctggggctggggaaggatGCCTCACGGCACAGAACTGCGAATGGTCTTTTCTCAGAGACCctcccatctgcctgcctcatgcTTATGAGCCTGGTGGTGGGATTGGAGAGAAGAACAAAGGtttcttttctgctcttctctgaGCGTGGAGCCGGACCACTGTTAGGCCAGTGGGTTGGGCTTGAGTCTGACTCGGATATGAGGTCACCCTTTACCTCATCTTTTGACATTGAGGTGTTAAGATGCTGCAGGGGAACAGCAGTGACAATAGTGGGGCAGGTGAATTTGGTGGCGTTGCATTCCCTAAGGTTCAAGTTTTGGCATAAACCTATGCTAAGGAGTCATAGACAATATTCAgggaaggccaggcgcggtggctcatgcctgtaatcctagcactttgggaggctgaggcaggtggatcacctgaggtcaggagtttgagaccagcctggccaatgtggcgaaaccccatctctactaaaaatacaaaaattatctgggcatggtggcgggcgcctgtagtcccagctactcaggagactgaggcaggagaatcgcttgaacccaagaggtggaggttgcagtgagccgagatcgctccattgcattacagcctgggtgacaagcgtgaaactccgtctaaaaaaaaaaatattcagggaACTTTTGCAGGACAGCGAGGGAGCCGATGGAACCTGGCTGGGTGGCTGGCCCCAGGCACAGATCGTTGATCCAGGCTGCTGCTTGTGGCCTATTAAGCAAGTCTGGGCAGGTGTGGGTTAGTCAGGCCAGCAGCTTCCTTCCCTGGAAATGTTGATTGTGGTCAAGAAACTGGAAACAAGGAAAACTAGCAAATAGATTTTGGGGAGCTTCTTGGAGGCCTTGGTAGCCTAGAGCAGGTGAGTGTGTGGTTGGGAAAAAGCAGTGTGGCCCTATGGTGGGTTTAGGTGTTGATTTAAAGATTTGTTAAGCTAACCTTGTAGATTATTTGGGTGTCAGTTTAAAGGTTGGGTCCTTAGGGTGGACTTCCCTGACATCTTTCCCAGGCTAAGCTAGGCCCCTGGTTTCATGTTATAGTACCGTGCTGCATTCCCAGTAGTCTACATACTTGTAATTATCTATTTTAATTGCGAATGTAATGTTGGCCTTTTCCATTAGATGACAAATTCCATGAAAATGGGACCATGAGTTTCATCCACTGTATTCTTAGCtcctggcacatggcaggcacTCAGGGAAAGTATGTAGCCTTATGAACTGACTGATCTGAGGGAGGTACTTTTGTAAGCCATAGTATTGGTCACTGGCATAAGGCCACCTACTGGCTCCCTGCCATCCAGCCCTGGGAGTAGCATGAAGCAGCATGGCACTGGCCTCCTGGAAGCTTGGAGAGAAGTATTACCCAAGCTTTGCTTTTAGACATTAAACTTACCAGCTGGGCACTAACATGCGGCTGCAGAACCTGCCCTTGCTCAGTCTGTCCCTGGCGCAGCTGCTGGGAGAGCCTGCCCCGAGGAAGAGCCAGTAGAGCTCTTGAAGAGCTGGTTGTGGTCCTCCTCAACCCCAACCCCACAGGCTGCCTTCGACCAGCGCATGAAGACATGGCAGCGCTGGCAGGATGCCCAAGCCACACTGCAGAAGAAGCGGGAGGCCGAGGCTCGGCTGCTGTGGGCCAACAAGCCTGATAAGCTGCAGCAGGCCAAGGACGAGATCCTTGAGGTGAGTCCCCTGAGGCAGCCCAGCCAGGGGTGTTCTGCTAGTTCCAAATGAACCCAGGTCCCATCCCACCCAGAGGCTTGGAACCCCACAGTGGGCAAGAGCGCTAATGGAGTCTAAAGGGCTGTGGCTGCTGAGGAAGCCTCTGAGAATGACTCCAGGCCTTCCTAAGGCCTAGTCCCCCTGTTCTTTTCCTACTCTACCCAGACTTgtcaaatcagaatctctggcccggcacggtggctcacgcctgtaatcctagcactttgggaggccaaggtgggcagatcacttgaggtcagagtttttttttttttttttgagaaggagtctcgctctgtcgcccaggctggagtgtagtggtgtgatctcggctcactgcaagctccgcctcccgggttcacaccattctcctccctcagccttcctagtagctgggattacaggcgcccgccaccacgcctggctaattttttatatttttagtagagatggggtttcaccatgttagccaggatagtctcaatctcctgacctcgtgatctgcccgcctcggccttccaaagtgctgggattacaggcgtgagccaccacgcccggctttttttttcttttttttttttcttttttagatggaatctcgctctgtcgcccaggctggagtacagtggcatgatctcagctcactgcaagctctgcctcctgggttgataccattctcctgcgtcagcctcccaagtagctgggactacaggcttccgccaccttgcctggctaattttttgtatttttagtagagacaggatttcaccgtgttagtagccaagatggtctcgatctcttgacctcgtgatccacctgcctcaggctcccaaagtgctgg
The window above is part of the Macaca fascicularis isolate 582-1 chromosome 7, T2T-MFA8v1.1 genome. Proteins encoded here:
- the SNX1 gene encoding sorting nexin-1 isoform X2; this translates as MASGGGGCSASERLPPPFPGLEPESEGAAGGSEPEAGDSDTEGEDIFTGAAVVSKHQSPKRTTSLLPINNGSKENGIHEEQDQEPQDLFADATVELSLDNTQNNQKKVPAKTLISLPPQEAPNSSKHQPTYEELEEEEQEDQFDLTVGITDPEKIGDGMNAYVAYKVTTQTSLPLFRSKQFAVKRRFSDFLGLYEKLSEKHSQNGFIVPPPPEKSLIGMTKVKVGKEDSSSAEFLEKRRAALERYLQRIVNHPTMLQDPDVREFLEKEELPRAVGTQTLSGAGLLKMFNKATDAVSKMTIKMNESDIWFEEKLQEVECEEQRLRKLHAVVETLVNHRKELALNTAQFAKSLAMLGSSEDNTALSRALSQLAEVEEKIEQLHQEQANNDFFLLAELLSDYIRLLAIVRAAFDQRMKTWQRWQDAQATLQKKREAEARLLWANKPDKLQQAKDEILEWESRVTQYERDFERISTVVRKEVMRFEKEKSKDFKNHVIKYLETLLYSQQQAGEQLGIRSGILLTKKLPRYSKFFSTVHEFFAAASLWKWGFFLSAYLSYLF
- the SNX1 gene encoding sorting nexin-1 isoform X1; this encodes MASGGGGCSASERLPPPFPGLEPESEGAAGGSEPEAGDSDTEGEDIFTGAAVVSKHQSPKRTTSLLPINNGSKENGIHEEQDQEPQDLFADATVELSLDNTQNNQKKVPAKTLISLPPQEAPNSSKHQPTYEELEEEEQEDQFDLTVGITDPEKIGDGMNAYVAYKVTTQTSLPLFRSKQFAVKRRFSDFLGLYEKLSEKHSQNGFIVPPPPEKSLIGMTKVKVGKEDSSSAEFLEKRRAALERYLQRIVNHPTMLQDPDVREFLEKEELPRAVGTQTLSGAGLLKMFNKATDAVSKMTIKMNESDIWFEEKLQEVECEEQRLRKLHAVVETLVNHRKELALNTAQFAKSLAMLGSSEDNTALSRALSQLAEVEEKIEQLHQEQANNDFFLLAELLSDYIRLLAIVRAAFDQRMKTWQRWQDAQATLQKKREAEARLLWANKPDKLQQAKDEILEWESRVTQYERDFERISTVVRKEVMRFEKEKSKDFKNHVIKYLETLLYSQQQLAKYWEAFLPEAKAIS